In one window of Bos taurus isolate L1 Dominette 01449 registration number 42190680 breed Hereford chromosome 15, ARS-UCD2.0, whole genome shotgun sequence DNA:
- the GLYATL2 gene encoding glycine N-acyltransferase-like protein 2 isoform X1 — MFVLREPQQLQILYESLEESIPESLKVYGTLFHIRNKNPFNLEVLVDAWPEYQTVVIRPQKEEMKDDLDYYTNTYHIFTKAPDKLEEVLACPQVINWEQAFQIQGCQESLGEAIQKVAASKSVQVDYLRTVLFVFEKPTLEASSGDKMDLMKLLKIPKVLEDKRKETFQNIFLDVSHARLVNEHWELGKNEKSLKYVERCLQNFAGFGVLSSEGKPISWFLTEQSCEIRMGYTFPKYRGQGHMWQMGCHSIAYFFSKKIPFYIHAAEDKEKTQQTLLSFGFKNVLCGWHQWKCTPKKYC; from the exons ATGTTTGTGCTTCGTGAACCCCAGCAGCTTCAGATTTTGTATGAATCCTTGGAAGAGAGCATCCCTGAGTCCTTGAAG GTGTATGGCACCCTTTTCCACATTAGAAATAAAAACCCGTTCAACCTGGAGGTGCTGGTGGACGCCTGGCCAGAGTATCAGACAGTCGTCATACGGCCTCAGAAGGAG GAGATGAAGGATGACCTGGATTATTATACCAACACTTACCACATCTTCACCAAAGCTCCTGACAAGTTAGAGGAAGTCCTAGCGTGCCCGCAGGTCATCAACTGGGAACAAGCCTTCCAGATTCAAG GATGTCAAGAGAGCTTGGGCGAGGCAATACAAAAAGttgcagcttcaaaatcagtgcaGGTGGATTATCTGAGAACCGtgctctttgtgtttgaaaaACCAACACTTGAGGCATCGAGTGGTGACAAGATGGATTTGATGAAGTTATTAAAAATTCCTAAAGTGCTTGAAGATAAAAG GAAAGAAACCTTTCAGAACATCTTCTTGGATGTCTCGCATGCAAGGCTTGTGAATGAGCACTGGGAGTTGGGAAAAAACGAGAAGAGCTTGAAATATGTTGAACGCTGTCTCCAGAATTTTGCAGGATTTGGTGTTCTGAGTTCAGAAGGGAAACCCATCTCTTGGTTTCTGACAGAACAGTCCTGTGAGATAAGAATGGGTTACACTTTCCCCAAATACCGAGGCCAAGGCCACATGTGGCAAATGGGTTGTCACAGTAtagcatattttttttcaaaaaaaataccGTTTTATATCCATGCGgcagaagataaagaaaaaactCAACAGACATTGCTCAGTTTTGGGTTCAAAAATGTTCTTTGTGGCTGGCATCAGTGGAAATGCACCCCGAAGAAATATTGTTGA